In one window of Prosthecobacter fusiformis DNA:
- a CDS encoding Minf_1886 family protein, protein MSDLPFNYAILQAVEKDSRYHPHAYEFVRDALHVAVKHFREGQEDQHVTGQEVLEGVRLHALAEYGPMAFTILSEWGIHQGEDIGNIVYNLIETSYFGKNEGDSLEDFGGGYHFETAFSEPFKPRLNRQEA, encoded by the coding sequence ATGTCAGATCTCCCCTTCAACTATGCCATTCTGCAGGCAGTGGAAAAAGATTCCCGTTATCACCCTCATGCCTATGAGTTTGTGCGGGACGCCCTGCATGTGGCGGTGAAGCATTTCCGTGAAGGACAGGAAGACCAGCATGTTACCGGTCAAGAAGTGCTGGAAGGGGTGCGTCTCCATGCTCTTGCCGAGTATGGGCCGATGGCTTTCACCATTCTCAGCGAATGGGGGATTCACCAAGGCGAGGACATCGGTAATATTGTCTATAACTTGATCGAAACGAGTTACTTTGGAAAAAACGAAGGAGACAGTTTAGAGGATTTTGGAGGTGGATACCATTTTGAAACGGCTTTCTCTGAGCCTTTCAAGCCGCGTCTGAACCGGCAGGAGGCCTGA
- a CDS encoding GDSL-type esterase/lipase family protein: protein MRKPRRTGHVHSSSMKSLCLTAFLVGSSLLALEPTPRPNPERFSKEIAAFSAQPAQSGGIVFTGSSSIRLWKTLEKDFANLPVLNRGFGGSVANDLVVHFDTLVARHEPKLIVTYTGSNDINAGLTVEETLSDYTRFLNKVHEQLPEARVIITSVKIGEKRITQIPQVHEVNRQLKMWAEDHDWARYVDCTSYLADEKGHPIRIYYAKDLLHLSPEGYVEWTKILDPILREEWARVTKKC, encoded by the coding sequence ATGCGTAAGCCAAGGCGCACTGGACACGTTCATTCCTCTTCAATGAAAAGTCTTTGTCTTACAGCATTCCTTGTCGGTTCCAGCCTGTTAGCACTGGAGCCTACGCCCCGGCCAAATCCAGAGCGCTTCTCTAAAGAAATTGCAGCCTTTTCGGCTCAGCCTGCGCAAAGTGGAGGCATTGTCTTTACAGGCAGTTCCAGCATCCGATTGTGGAAAACGTTGGAGAAAGACTTCGCTAATCTGCCGGTGCTAAATCGCGGCTTTGGAGGCAGTGTAGCAAATGACTTGGTCGTTCATTTTGATACCCTGGTCGCAAGGCATGAACCCAAACTGATCGTCACTTACACAGGTAGCAACGATATCAATGCAGGACTGACCGTCGAGGAGACTTTGAGCGACTATACCCGGTTTCTGAATAAGGTGCATGAGCAACTGCCCGAGGCCAGGGTCATTATCACCTCGGTAAAAATTGGTGAAAAGCGCATCACTCAAATACCTCAAGTGCACGAGGTCAACCGCCAGCTTAAAATGTGGGCGGAGGATCATGATTGGGCCCGCTATGTGGACTGCACGAGCTACTTGGCCGATGAGAAAGGCCATCCAATCAGGATCTATTATGCCAAAGATCTTCTCCACTTAAGCCCTGAAGGCTATGTTGAATGGACCAAAATTCTTGATCCCATCCTACGCGAAGAATGGGCAAGAGTGACAAAGAAGTGTTAA
- a CDS encoding pyrimidine/purine nucleoside phosphorylase encodes MPAIPAEFSQVTAITKANVYFDGKVVSHTIVFPDSRKKTLGLIYPGSYHFGTEKAELMEIVAGTCEVKLDGSEDKSSYSAGQVFEVPAKSGFDISVKEGICEYICSFIG; translated from the coding sequence ATGCCCGCCATTCCTGCCGAATTTTCCCAAGTCACCGCGATCACCAAAGCCAATGTTTATTTTGACGGCAAGGTGGTCAGTCACACGATTGTCTTCCCCGATAGCCGTAAAAAGACCTTGGGACTCATCTATCCTGGTAGCTATCATTTTGGCACAGAGAAAGCGGAGCTCATGGAAATCGTCGCCGGCACCTGTGAAGTGAAACTTGACGGTAGCGAGGACAAATCCTCTTACTCCGCAGGACAGGTCTTCGAAGTGCCTGCGAAGTCGGGCTTCGATATTTCTGTCAAAGAAGGCATTTGTGAGTACATCTGCTCTTTTATTGGCTAA
- a CDS encoding TIM barrel protein — protein MSLSKPKLHNAMWPGLVGKGDGDGQEPPISLERMLDLTAAAEVGGQKFEGIDYFLFHPHTDPQASDDELKKIADLIVSKGFDVGSLVAPVWPGTVGDSAMGDDAAQAKFLEAVKVACRIAKVFNEHGVRKYGVIRVDSAEFGVAKWRENPVANTARIVDTFKKAAKIAADHGERLAAEGEICWAGMHSWKDMLDVLEGVGMPESFGFQADLAHTYLYTLGYNAPEHALVKEGYSDAEFWAAYEKMTDKLRPWTIDFHVAQNDGQVHGAGSHDKTGKHCPADDPNGKLDITKAAGYWLKDAASRGIQHICWDGCMFPNAMLETPSTWNNILDAMIKVRNAHGWA, from the coding sequence ATGAGTCTCTCTAAACCAAAACTTCATAATGCAATGTGGCCCGGCCTTGTAGGCAAGGGCGATGGCGACGGCCAAGAACCGCCAATCAGCCTGGAGCGCATGCTTGACCTGACTGCCGCAGCCGAAGTGGGCGGTCAAAAATTCGAAGGCATTGATTATTTCCTTTTCCATCCTCACACTGATCCGCAGGCGAGTGATGACGAACTGAAAAAAATTGCCGACCTTATTGTTAGCAAAGGCTTTGATGTCGGCTCCCTGGTCGCTCCAGTGTGGCCAGGCACAGTGGGTGATTCAGCCATGGGCGATGACGCCGCACAGGCCAAGTTCTTGGAGGCTGTCAAAGTGGCTTGCCGTATCGCTAAAGTTTTCAACGAACATGGTGTGCGCAAGTATGGTGTCATCCGTGTGGATTCGGCCGAATTTGGTGTGGCCAAATGGCGTGAAAATCCCGTGGCTAACACGGCCCGGATTGTCGATACCTTTAAAAAAGCTGCCAAAATCGCAGCTGATCATGGTGAACGTCTTGCCGCAGAAGGTGAGATTTGCTGGGCGGGGATGCACTCATGGAAAGACATGCTGGACGTGCTGGAAGGTGTTGGAATGCCTGAATCCTTTGGTTTCCAGGCAGATCTGGCGCACACTTACCTCTACACATTGGGGTATAACGCCCCAGAGCATGCCTTGGTCAAAGAAGGTTATTCCGATGCCGAATTTTGGGCTGCCTATGAAAAGATGACTGACAAACTCCGTCCTTGGACCATCGATTTCCACGTTGCTCAAAATGATGGCCAGGTGCATGGAGCTGGTTCCCATGATAAAACGGGCAAGCATTGCCCTGCTGACGATCCGAATGGCAAGCTGGACATCACCAAAGCTGCTGGCTACTGGCTAAAAGACGCCGCGAGCCGTGGCATCCAGCACATTTGCTGGGATGGCTGCATGTTTCCAAATGCGATGCTGGAGACTCCTTCGACCTGGAATAACATCCTGGATGCCATGATCAAGGTGCGGAATGCACATGGCTGGGCTTAA
- a CDS encoding ferritin-like domain-containing protein, giving the protein MKLQTLADLYIHELKDLYSAEKQLIKALPKMAKAATSEKLAQGFKKHLEETKEHAARLEKLLAAHSQTTRGPRCKGMEGLLKEGEELIEEEPDAEVLDAGLISAAQRVEHYEIAGYGCARTYAELLGDKEGAKILQTTLDEEGATDKILTELALSEINIAADK; this is encoded by the coding sequence ATGAAACTTCAAACACTTGCAGACCTCTATATTCACGAACTCAAAGATCTCTACAGCGCTGAAAAGCAGTTGATCAAAGCCTTGCCAAAAATGGCCAAGGCCGCCACCAGCGAAAAGCTTGCCCAAGGCTTCAAAAAGCATCTGGAGGAGACCAAAGAACACGCGGCACGCCTTGAAAAGCTGCTGGCTGCTCACAGTCAGACCACTCGCGGCCCTCGTTGCAAAGGCATGGAGGGCCTTCTTAAGGAGGGCGAAGAGCTTATCGAGGAAGAACCCGATGCAGAAGTCCTCGATGCGGGGCTCATCTCCGCAGCTCAGCGAGTTGAGCATTACGAAATCGCCGGTTACGGCTGCGCTCGCACCTATGCCGAGCTTTTGGGGGACAAAGAAGGAGCCAAAATTCTTCAGACTACCCTGGATGAAGAAGGTGCTACGGACAAGATACTCACCGAGCTGGCCCTCTCCGAAATCAATATTGCGGCAGATAAATAA